In Candidatus Hadarchaeales archaeon, the genomic stretch GCTCTGCCCGAAGGGCTGTTTGACGAAAAAATTCAGTGGGGTGAGGATTCGGAATTTCATTTCAGGATGATGAAATCTGGGTGGAAAATCTACGGAACGAGGAGGGCGAGATTTGAGCACTTTTACAAGAACAGCGCGCGGAAGTTCTGGAGGCAGCAAGTTGCGTACGGTTATGGTGCTGGTCTGATGTTCCGACTTGGGAAAGAGATAGGATGGGGGTTCCGGTGGAAAAAGTATGTTGCGCTATTTTTACCCTTTGCCGTCGTGGCTTGGGCGGTTCTCACAGCTTTCTGGCCTATTCTTGGGCTCCTGCTTTTCATTCTCGGAATCTCCCCTCTTCTTTTAATATCAGTTAAAGCTGCGGTGGCTGGCGGACCGAAGTTTTTCCCTGGAGTGTTTTCTCTTTTAATCGTGAAATATTTTGCGAACGAGGTGGGATTTTGGAAAGCTCTGTTAAGACGTTCTCCGTGATCATTCCCACTTATAGAAGACCGGTTGAGCTAGACAGGCTCCTCACGGATCTGGAGAAACAGAAATTTAAGAAACTCAGGGAAAGAGTTGAGGTAATCATCGTGACCGAGAATCCGGACGAGGATGTTCTTAACATTATAAATAGCCACGAAGAAAAGGGCATTCTAGATATTGTCAAAATAATCTTCGATAGGAAGTTGGGATTACCGGGAGCGAGAAACAGGGGAATAGAAAAAGCCAGGGGAGAGTTCTTGATTTTCCTTGACGACGACGTAAGAATTGATGAAAACTTTCTAAAGGAATGTGAAAGATACTCCGAACTGAAAAATTTCTGCTTCAGGATAGAGGGAGCGAAATCCCATCTGCTGGACAGAATTTTTGTGGGAAAGATGATTTTCCCTTTAGGTTTGGTTTTCGCCGGGTTTGGAAAAAAGCTGGACAAAATCGTTGAAATATCGCATCTTCCAGGAGCTTGCTTCATCGTGCGGAGGAGTTCTGGATTGATATTTGACGAAAAACTAGGGGAGGGAAACGCGTACCTTGAGGATTGTGATTTCTCTTTTAGACTTAGAAAGCTTGGGGAGAAACTTTACTATGTTCCATTTTACTCGATCAAACACATGCCACCGGAAAGTGGCGGATGTAGGGAACCGGATTACAGAAGATGGCTTAGGTATTATTGGAGTCACAAGAGCTATTTCATACGCAAGAATGGAAGTAGCGCTTGCCTGATCGCGGCGTTTTTTGTGGCATTTCTGGAGTGCTTTTATCTCTCTGTGAGCAAAGGGAAAAACTTTTTCAAGGAGTTATTCCGTGGTTGGAGGGAAGGAATCCTTGGAAAACTAGAATAAACTTCTGTCTCCAAGTGGTTGTGAGGATGAAAAGCGATTTGAAAGTATTCATTTGGCAGGGGGGATGGCTGGGAGGAGCGGAAAGAGTGATGCTTGGACTTGCGGAGACATTTAAGAGTCATGCCCGAATAGAGCCTGTTTTAGGGGTTTTTGAAAAAAACGAAAACATCGATTTTAAACAGGTTTGCGTGAACAGAATTTTTCCGGAAAAGGCGGTTGGATATAACACGATTTGGGCCTCGTTTTATCTGAATAGAAAAGGTATTCTTGATGATTTTGATATCGTTATAGCCCATGGGGGCGGAATGTGGAAAACTAGGAAAAACTTCTACGTTTGTCATGAAGCAGGGGATCTAGATGCTTTAGCAAAAAACCTGCCCCTATTCTCCAAGCTCACATTTTTTCCTCTGAAAGAGCTTTACATTTGTTTTATCAAAAAATCTGATCTAATCATATCAGCCACAAGAGAATGTGACAGATTTTTAGAAAGGCATGGTGTGAGGGATTACGTAAAGGGGCGCAATTTTGTGGATACCAAATTTTTCAGACCAAATGGAAAAAAACCAGGCGGAGCTTTTAAGATTCTTTTCGTCGGAAGGAATGAACCTAGAAAAAACCTTGGGGCTCTGAAAGAAGTCTGCAGAAAACTTCGTGGAGTTGAGCTCAACATAATCGGAGCGGTAGGAGAAAATGAGGGGGATGTTAGATATCTAGGTTATGTGAGTGATGAGGAGCTCGCTGAATGGTACAGAAGATCTCATCTTTTTGTTCTGCCATCTTTCTGGGAGGGCTTTTCTGTTTCAATTCTCGAGGCGATGGCGAGCGGGACCCCTGTCCTAGCTAGCGTATATGCCATTCCGGAAGAATTGAAGAAATTTGCTATTACTTTTGATCCATACTCAAAAAACGAGCTTTCCAAAAAGATTCAATGGATAATGGAGAACTATAAAGATGTGACAAGGATTGCCAAGAAAGCGAGAAATTTCGTCGTCAAAAACTATGAGAAAGAGATGGTTTTGAGATGGGAGGTAGAAACGATTCTCGAAAGATTCAGAAGGAGGAAAAGAAGATGAACTACAAAGTTCTCTTCATTC encodes the following:
- a CDS encoding glycosyltransferase — protein: MESSVKTFSVIIPTYRRPVELDRLLTDLEKQKFKKLRERVEVIIVTENPDEDVLNIINSHEEKGILDIVKIIFDRKLGLPGARNRGIEKARGEFLIFLDDDVRIDENFLKECERYSELKNFCFRIEGAKSHLLDRIFVGKMIFPLGLVFAGFGKKLDKIVEISHLPGACFIVRRSSGLIFDEKLGEGNAYLEDCDFSFRLRKLGEKLYYVPFYSIKHMPPESGGCREPDYRRWLRYYWSHKSYFIRKNGSSACLIAAFFVAFLECFYLSVSKGKNFFKELFRGWREGILGKLE
- a CDS encoding glycosyltransferase family 4 protein, whose protein sequence is MKSDLKVFIWQGGWLGGAERVMLGLAETFKSHARIEPVLGVFEKNENIDFKQVCVNRIFPEKAVGYNTIWASFYLNRKGILDDFDIVIAHGGGMWKTRKNFYVCHEAGDLDALAKNLPLFSKLTFFPLKELYICFIKKSDLIISATRECDRFLERHGVRDYVKGRNFVDTKFFRPNGKKPGGAFKILFVGRNEPRKNLGALKEVCRKLRGVELNIIGAVGENEGDVRYLGYVSDEELAEWYRRSHLFVLPSFWEGFSVSILEAMASGTPVLASVYAIPEELKKFAITFDPYSKNELSKKIQWIMENYKDVTRIAKKARNFVVKNYEKEMVLRWEVETILERFRRRKRR